A single genomic interval of Lathyrus oleraceus cultivar Zhongwan6 chromosome 7, CAAS_Psat_ZW6_1.0, whole genome shotgun sequence harbors:
- the LOC127105387 gene encoding mediator of RNA polymerase II transcription subunit 15a isoform X3, translating into MDSSNWIPDQGSEPTLDTIDWRTQLDPESRQRIVNKIMDTLKKHLPVSGNEGLLELRKIAQRFEDKIYAAATSQSDYLRKISMKMLTMETKSQSTIASNMPSNEGGPSNNPPDPGLVLQSQVLNPGQQHPNPRQQLLPQTSQNHVAPQPNLSSVTTLSQTPSQNISQNSNTQQPQNSATNSIGQNSNIQGMFPGSQRQMPGRQQVVPPQQQQQPQNQQILYQQQQQVMKHKLSQMQQQQQQQNLLQPNQLNTSQQSVMQTSSAMQPSTMQSSLSSSLPQNQQSNNVPQSTQSRLQQHSQIIRQQQQQNSISQQQQTPMTQQSILPAQQQQQFGGTQSNVTNGQHAQMLGQQNNVGDTLKSQRLHPQQNNLMNPQQRQQQQLINQQNNLANIHQQQSGNNVPGLQQQQFGTDSGNQGIQTSHHSAHMLQQPKVSMQQQLQQNASKSLASQSQQSQPQASQQQLMSQIHNQPAQMQQQMGLQQQPSSLQRDMQQKLQASGSLHQQQSALDQQKQLYQSQRTLPETPTTSVDSTIQTEQLSGGDWQEELYQKLQTMKENYLPDLNEIFQKIAMRFQQYDSTPQQPKSDQVEKLRQYRMMLERMITFLQIPKNIIIPSFKEKLGAYEKQIVHLISSFRPRKAISSLQPGQLPPTHMSSTPQSQSQVTSVQSHENQMISQMQPSNLQGSAATIQQNNAANLQHSSMSGLSTTQQNMLNTIQPSNSVDVGQGNSANSLQQAPLSSLQQNNGSTPQQTNINSLSSQGGVNVIQPNLNTHQSGSTMLQPQLKHQEHQMLQNQQYKQQYQQQGQLMQRQQLLPQRQQLHQPGKQQLSVQSQINQMNDINDMKMRQGIGVKPGVFQQHINSGQNSAYSHQQSKQGSPFQVASPQLFQAASPQIPQHSSPQVDQQTHQQSLAKVATPLQSSNSPFGLPTPSPPMAPSPMLVDSEKPIPGVSSSSAANVGQHTGGAAAPAQSLAIGTPGISASPLLAEFSGPDCAYFNTLAATSGKSTAEQPIDRLIRAVQSMSTETLTAAVNDISSVVSMSDRIAGSAPGNGSRAAVGEDLVSMTNCRLQARNFITQDGTNGIRKIKRYTSARPLNVKSSAVPVSKNDSITQLSASEASQQESTDTTDFKKPNAEAIHALLEEIQQINRRLIDTVVEISDRDVDPTAAAVAAAEGTEGTIVKCSFIPVALSPSLKSHYASLQYPIQPLRLLVPPNYPNSSPIFLDKFPVESCNGNEDLSEKAKSKFSMSLRNFSQPMSLKDIVKTWDVSARGVVSEYAQQFGGGTFSSKYGSWKDILTA; encoded by the exons AATGGACACATTAAAAAAACATCTTCCTGTTTCTGGGAATGAGGGATTACTTGAACTTCGGAAGATTGCTCAAAGGTTTGAAGATAAGATTTATGCTGCTGCCACAAGCCAG TCTGATTATCTCCGGAAGATTTCTATGAAGATGCTTACAATGGAGACCAAATCTCAAAGCACCATTGCCAGCAATATGCCATCAAATGAAGGAGGCCCTAGCAATAATCCGCCAGATCCAG GACTTGTTTTACAGTCTCAAGTTCTTAATCCAGGACAACAACATCCTAATCCTCGTCAGCAGCTTCTACCACAAACCAGTCAAAATCATGTTGCACCCCAACCTAACCTGTCATCGGTAACAACTCTATCCCAGACTCCCAGCCAGAATATTAGCCAAAATTCAAACACACAACAACCGCAAAATTCTGCGACTAATTCTATTGGCCAGAACTCCAATATACAGGGTATGTTTCCTGGTTCTCAGAGACAAATGCCAGGTAGGCAGCAAGTTGTGCCCCcacagcaacagcaacaaccacaGAATCAACAGATTCTTTACCAGCAGCAGCAACAGGTTATGAAGCATAAGCTGTCTCAGAtgcagcagcaacaacaacagcagaACCTTCTGCAACCAAATCAGTTGAATACCTCTCAACAATCAGTTATGCAAACGTCATCTGCTATGCAGCCTTCGACGATGCAATCGTCTCTATCATCTAGCCTTCCACAAAATCAGCAGTCTAACAATGTTCCACAGTCAACACAGTCTAGGCTTCAGCAACATTCCCAAATTATTAGGCAGCAACAGCAACAGAATTCTATTTCTCAACAGCAACAAACACCAATGACTCAACAGTCAATCTTGCCTGCACAGCAACAGCAGCAGTTTGGAGGGACTCAATCAAATGTAACAAATGGGCAACATGCTCAGATGCTTGGACAACAGAACAATGTTGGTGACACACTTAAGTCCCAGAGGTTGCATCCACAACAGAATAATCTCATGAACCCGCAACAGCGACAACAACAACAGTTAATAAATCAGCAAAACAATCTAGCAAATATACATCAACAGCAGTCGGGAAATAATGTACCGGGGTTACAGCAACAGCAGTTTGGAACTGATTCTGGCAAccaaggcatccaaacaagccATCATTCTGCACACATGTTGCAACAACCAAAGGTTTCAATGCAGCAACAATTGCAACAAAATGCATCAAAGTCGTTGGCATCTCAGTCGCAGCAATCCCAGCCACAGGCTTCACAGCAGCAACTAATGTCGCAGATTCACAATCAGCCTGCACAGATGCAACAGCAAATGGGTTTGCAGCAGCAGCCAAGTTCTTTGCAACGAGATATGCAGCAAAAACTCCAAGCATCAGGGTCCTTACATCAACAGCAAAGTGCTCTTGATCAGCAAAAACAATTATATCAATCCCAAAGAACTCTTCCTGAAACACCCACAA CTTCTGTAGATTCTACAATACAGACTGAACAACTAAGTGGGGGTGATTGGCAAGAAGAATTATACCAAAAG TTGCAAACCATGAAAGAGAATTACTTGCCAGATCTGAATGAAATATTCCAAAAAATTGCTATGAGATTTCAGCAG TATGACTCTACTCCTCAACAGCCCAAGTCAGATCAGGTGGAAAAGTTGAGGCAATATAGAATGATGTTGGAACGCATGATAACATTCCTACAGATTCCTAAGAACATCATTATTCCTAGTTTCAAGGAAAAATTGGGAGCATATGAAAAGCAGATTGTACATCTCATAAGTTCATTTAGGCCTAGGAAAGCCATCTCGTCCTTGCAACCAGGACAGCTTCCCCCAACTCATATGTCTTCGACACCACAGTCACAATCTCAAGTTACTTCAGTACAATCTCATGAAAATCAAATGATCTCTCAGATGCAGCCATCAAACTTGCAAGGTTCTGCAGCAACTATACAGCAGAACAATGCTGCGAACTTGCAACATAGTTCTATGTCTGGTTTATCAACAACACAACAAAACATGTTGAATACAATTCAACCAAGTAATAGTGTAGACGTTGGGCAAGGCAATTCTGCGAACTCTCTGCAACAGGCTCCCTTGAGCTCCCTTCAACAAAACAATGGTAGTACTCCTCAACAGACCAACATCAATTCATTATCATCACAAGGTGGGGTGAATGTGATCCAACCAAATCTAAATACCCATCAGTCAGGTTCAACTATGCTTCAGCCCCAACTGAAACATCAGGAACATCAGATGCTGCAGAATCAACAGTACAAACAACAATATCAGCAGCAAGGACAATTGATGCAGAGGCAGCAGCTCCTACCGCAGCGACAGCAGCTACACCAGCCAGGAAAGCAACAGCTGTCAGTACAGTCTCAGATTAACCAAATGAATGATATAAATGATATGAAAATGCGACAAGGAATAGGTGTTAAGCCAGGGGTATTTCAGCAACATATTAACTCAGGCCAAAACTCTGCTTATTCCCATCAACAGTCAAAACAAGGGAGTCCATTTCAGGTTGCTTCACCCCAACTCTTTCAGGCTGCGTCTCCTCAAATTCCACAACACTCATCTCCCCAAGTTGATCAACAAACTCATCAACAGTCTCTAGCAAAAGTTGCAACTCCTCTTCAATCTTCTAATTCACCTTTTGGGCTCCCTACTCCTTCCCCTCCCATGGCTCCATCTCCTATGCTAGTGGATTCTGAGAAGCCCATTCCTGGTGTTTCATCATCAAGTGCTGCCAATGTTGGACAGCATACAGGGGGTGCAGCAGCACCAGCTCAATCCCTTGCCATTGGGACTCCTGGGATATCAGCCTCTCCTTTATTGGCAGAATTCAGTGGTCCAGATTGTGCATATTTTAATACTTTGGCAGCTACTTCTGGGAAGTCAACTGCAGAGCAGCCTATTGATCGTCTAATAAGAGCA GTGCAATCAATGTCAACTGAAACATTAACCGCTGCTGTCAATGATATCAGTTCAGTTGTCAGCATGAGTGATAGGATAGCAGGATCAGCTCCAGGTAATGGATCCAGAGCAGCTGTTGGCGAGGATTTGGTTTCCATGACTAATTGTCGTCTTCAGGCTAGAAATTTCATCACTCAAGATGGTACTAATGGAATCAGGAAGATAAAGCGCTATACGAGTGCTAGACCGTTGAATGTTAAGTCATCTGCTGTGCCTGTGAGCAAGAATGACAGTATAACGCAGTTATCTGCTTCAGAGGCTTCTCAACAGGAGTCAACTGATACAACCGATTTCAAGAAACCAAACGCCGAG GCTATTCACGCCCTCTTGGAAGAAATACAGCAAATTAATCGCAGACTTATTGACACCGTGGTAGAAATAAGTGACAGAGATGTCGATCCAACTGCAGCTGCTGTTGCTGCTGCTGAAGGGACAGAAGGGACCATTGTCAAATGTTCTTTCATTCCTGTGGCTCTCAGCCCATCTTTAAAATCTCATTATGCTTCACTACAG TACCCTATTCAGCCTCTGCGCTTACTGGTTCCTCCAAATTATCCTAATTCTTCTCCCATATTCCTAGACAAGTTTCCAGTTGAATCATG TAATGGGAATGAAGATCTTTCAGAGAAAGCGAAATCAAAGTTTAGCATGTCCTTACGTAATTTTTCACAACCGATGTCCCTTAAAGATATAGTGAAGACTTGGGATGTTTCTGCTCGCGGTGTTGTTTCTGAATATGCACAACAATTTGGTGGAGGAACATTCAGTTCAAAGTATGGATCGTGGAAAGATATCTTGACTGCGTAA
- the LOC127105387 gene encoding mediator of RNA polymerase II transcription subunit 15a isoform X4: protein MDSSNWIPDQGSEPTLDTIDWRTQLDPESRQRIVNKIMDTLKKHLPVSGTEGLHELRKIAQRFEDKIYAVATSKYDYLRKISIKMLTMETKSQSTIASNMTSNEGGPSNNPPDQGLVLQSQVLNPGQQHPNPRQQLLPQTSQNHVAPQPNLSSVTTLSQTPSQNISQNSNTQQPQNSATNSIGQNSNIQGMFPGSQRQMPGRQQVVPPQQQQQPQNQQILYQQQQQVMKHKLSQMQQQQQQQNLLQPNQLNTSQQSVMQTSSAMQPSTMQSSLSSSLPQNQQSNNVPQSTQSRLQQHSQIIRQQQQQNSISQQQQTPMTQQSILPAQQQQQFGGTQSNVTNGQHAQMLGQQNNVGDTLKSQRLHPQQNNLMNPQQRQQQQLINQQNNLANIHQQQSGNNVPGLQQQQFGTDSGNQGIQTSHHSAHMLQQPKVSMQQQLQQNASKSLASQSQQSQPQASQQQLMSQIHNQPAQMQQQMGLQQQPSSLQRDMQQKLQASGSLHQQQSALDQQKQLYQSQRTLPETPTTSVDSTIQTEQLSGGDWQEELYQKLQTMKENYLPDLNEIFQKIAMRFQQYDSTPQQPKSDQVEKLRQYRMMLERMITFLQIPKNIIIPSFKEKLGAYEKQIVHLISSFRPRKAISSLQPGQLPPTHMSSTPQSQSQVTSVQSHENQMISQMQPSNLQGSAATIQQNNAANLQHSSMSGLSTTQQNMLNTIQPSNSVDVGQGNSANSLQQAPLSSLQQNNGSTPQQTNINSLSSQGGVNVIQPNLNTHQSGSTMLQPQLKHQEHQMLQNQQYKQQYQQQGQLMQRQQLLPQRQQLHQPGKQQLSVQSQINQMNDINDMKMRQGIGVKPGVFQQHINSGQNSAYSHQQSKQGSPFQVASPQLFQAASPQIPQHSSPQVDQQTHQQSLAKVATPLQSSNSPFGLPTPSPPMAPSPMLVDSEKPIPGVSSSSAANVGQHTGGAAAPAQSLAIGTPGISASPLLAEFSGPDCAYFNTLAATSGKSTAEQPIDRLIRAVQSMSTETLTAAVNDISSVVSMSDRIAGSAPGNGSRAAVGEDLVSMTNCRLQARNFITQDGTNGIRKIKRYTSARPLNVKSSAVPVSKNDSITQLSASEASQQESTDTTDFKKPNAEAIHALLEEIQQINRRLIDTVVEISDRDVDPTAAAVAAAEGTEGTIVKCSFIPVALSPSLKSHYASLQYPIQPLRLLVPPNYPNSSPIFLDKFPVESCNGNEDLSEKAKSKFSMSLRNFSQPMSLKDIVKTWDVSARGVVSEYAQQFGGGTFSSKYGSWKDILTA, encoded by the exons GACTTGTTTTACAGTCTCAAGTTCTTAATCCAGGACAACAACATCCTAATCCTCGTCAGCAGCTTCTACCACAAACCAGTCAAAATCATGTTGCACCCCAACCTAACCTGTCATCGGTAACAACTCTATCCCAGACTCCCAGCCAGAATATTAGCCAAAATTCAAACACACAACAACCGCAAAATTCTGCGACTAATTCTATTGGCCAGAACTCCAATATACAGGGTATGTTTCCTGGTTCTCAGAGACAAATGCCAGGTAGGCAGCAAGTTGTGCCCCcacagcaacagcaacaaccacaGAATCAACAGATTCTTTACCAGCAGCAGCAACAGGTTATGAAGCATAAGCTGTCTCAGAtgcagcagcaacaacaacagcagaACCTTCTGCAACCAAATCAGTTGAATACCTCTCAACAATCAGTTATGCAAACGTCATCTGCTATGCAGCCTTCGACGATGCAATCGTCTCTATCATCTAGCCTTCCACAAAATCAGCAGTCTAACAATGTTCCACAGTCAACACAGTCTAGGCTTCAGCAACATTCCCAAATTATTAGGCAGCAACAGCAACAGAATTCTATTTCTCAACAGCAACAAACACCAATGACTCAACAGTCAATCTTGCCTGCACAGCAACAGCAGCAGTTTGGAGGGACTCAATCAAATGTAACAAATGGGCAACATGCTCAGATGCTTGGACAACAGAACAATGTTGGTGACACACTTAAGTCCCAGAGGTTGCATCCACAACAGAATAATCTCATGAACCCGCAACAGCGACAACAACAACAGTTAATAAATCAGCAAAACAATCTAGCAAATATACATCAACAGCAGTCGGGAAATAATGTACCGGGGTTACAGCAACAGCAGTTTGGAACTGATTCTGGCAAccaaggcatccaaacaagccATCATTCTGCACACATGTTGCAACAACCAAAGGTTTCAATGCAGCAACAATTGCAACAAAATGCATCAAAGTCGTTGGCATCTCAGTCGCAGCAATCCCAGCCACAGGCTTCACAGCAGCAACTAATGTCGCAGATTCACAATCAGCCTGCACAGATGCAACAGCAAATGGGTTTGCAGCAGCAGCCAAGTTCTTTGCAACGAGATATGCAGCAAAAACTCCAAGCATCAGGGTCCTTACATCAACAGCAAAGTGCTCTTGATCAGCAAAAACAATTATATCAATCCCAAAGAACTCTTCCTGAAACACCCACAA CTTCTGTAGATTCTACAATACAGACTGAACAACTAAGTGGGGGTGATTGGCAAGAAGAATTATACCAAAAG TTGCAAACCATGAAAGAGAATTACTTGCCAGATCTGAATGAAATATTCCAAAAAATTGCTATGAGATTTCAGCAG TATGACTCTACTCCTCAACAGCCCAAGTCAGATCAGGTGGAAAAGTTGAGGCAATATAGAATGATGTTGGAACGCATGATAACATTCCTACAGATTCCTAAGAACATCATTATTCCTAGTTTCAAGGAAAAATTGGGAGCATATGAAAAGCAGATTGTACATCTCATAAGTTCATTTAGGCCTAGGAAAGCCATCTCGTCCTTGCAACCAGGACAGCTTCCCCCAACTCATATGTCTTCGACACCACAGTCACAATCTCAAGTTACTTCAGTACAATCTCATGAAAATCAAATGATCTCTCAGATGCAGCCATCAAACTTGCAAGGTTCTGCAGCAACTATACAGCAGAACAATGCTGCGAACTTGCAACATAGTTCTATGTCTGGTTTATCAACAACACAACAAAACATGTTGAATACAATTCAACCAAGTAATAGTGTAGACGTTGGGCAAGGCAATTCTGCGAACTCTCTGCAACAGGCTCCCTTGAGCTCCCTTCAACAAAACAATGGTAGTACTCCTCAACAGACCAACATCAATTCATTATCATCACAAGGTGGGGTGAATGTGATCCAACCAAATCTAAATACCCATCAGTCAGGTTCAACTATGCTTCAGCCCCAACTGAAACATCAGGAACATCAGATGCTGCAGAATCAACAGTACAAACAACAATATCAGCAGCAAGGACAATTGATGCAGAGGCAGCAGCTCCTACCGCAGCGACAGCAGCTACACCAGCCAGGAAAGCAACAGCTGTCAGTACAGTCTCAGATTAACCAAATGAATGATATAAATGATATGAAAATGCGACAAGGAATAGGTGTTAAGCCAGGGGTATTTCAGCAACATATTAACTCAGGCCAAAACTCTGCTTATTCCCATCAACAGTCAAAACAAGGGAGTCCATTTCAGGTTGCTTCACCCCAACTCTTTCAGGCTGCGTCTCCTCAAATTCCACAACACTCATCTCCCCAAGTTGATCAACAAACTCATCAACAGTCTCTAGCAAAAGTTGCAACTCCTCTTCAATCTTCTAATTCACCTTTTGGGCTCCCTACTCCTTCCCCTCCCATGGCTCCATCTCCTATGCTAGTGGATTCTGAGAAGCCCATTCCTGGTGTTTCATCATCAAGTGCTGCCAATGTTGGACAGCATACAGGGGGTGCAGCAGCACCAGCTCAATCCCTTGCCATTGGGACTCCTGGGATATCAGCCTCTCCTTTATTGGCAGAATTCAGTGGTCCAGATTGTGCATATTTTAATACTTTGGCAGCTACTTCTGGGAAGTCAACTGCAGAGCAGCCTATTGATCGTCTAATAAGAGCA GTGCAATCAATGTCAACTGAAACATTAACCGCTGCTGTCAATGATATCAGTTCAGTTGTCAGCATGAGTGATAGGATAGCAGGATCAGCTCCAGGTAATGGATCCAGAGCAGCTGTTGGCGAGGATTTGGTTTCCATGACTAATTGTCGTCTTCAGGCTAGAAATTTCATCACTCAAGATGGTACTAATGGAATCAGGAAGATAAAGCGCTATACGAGTGCTAGACCGTTGAATGTTAAGTCATCTGCTGTGCCTGTGAGCAAGAATGACAGTATAACGCAGTTATCTGCTTCAGAGGCTTCTCAACAGGAGTCAACTGATACAACCGATTTCAAGAAACCAAACGCCGAG GCTATTCACGCCCTCTTGGAAGAAATACAGCAAATTAATCGCAGACTTATTGACACCGTGGTAGAAATAAGTGACAGAGATGTCGATCCAACTGCAGCTGCTGTTGCTGCTGCTGAAGGGACAGAAGGGACCATTGTCAAATGTTCTTTCATTCCTGTGGCTCTCAGCCCATCTTTAAAATCTCATTATGCTTCACTACAG TACCCTATTCAGCCTCTGCGCTTACTGGTTCCTCCAAATTATCCTAATTCTTCTCCCATATTCCTAGACAAGTTTCCAGTTGAATCATG TAATGGGAATGAAGATCTTTCAGAGAAAGCGAAATCAAAGTTTAGCATGTCCTTACGTAATTTTTCACAACCGATGTCCCTTAAAGATATAGTGAAGACTTGGGATGTTTCTGCTCGCGGTGTTGTTTCTGAATATGCACAACAATTTGGTGGAGGAACATTCAGTTCAAAGTATGGATCGTGGAAAGATATCTTGACTGCGTAA